The nucleotide window CTCGGCCCGGCTGGAGCGGATAATTTTGCGTTCATTGAGCAGGTTGCCCAGGTTTTCGCGCTCAATGGGGTTGAACCAGCGCGACTCTTCCAAGGCCCGCAGCAGAATGCTCGTGCCGCCCTGGGTAATGGCCGTAGAAAAGCTGGAGCCGTTTTGGGCGGGCTTGTACTGCCCGGTCTGGTCCCGAAACTTATACACGGCGGCCACAATGCGCTCCTTGGGCACGGGCAGCCGGCGCAACTCCTCACTGGCCCGGATGTCGGCGCCCAGGCGGGCTTTCTGTCCGGTCAGTGGTTGATGAAAATACGGCGCGCAACCGTTAATTCCTCCCAGCACCAACACCCCCAACAACGCACGACGACAAGCAGCGAACAGCATACTATTTGGCAGCTTAGAAGTACGGAATGGTAACGGTGGTCTGATTACCGGTATTGGAGTCGGTTATCTGAACCGAGAAGCCGCCGCTGGTCGGCACCACGTTAATGCGGTAGGCGCCCACGGAGTAGCTTCCCTCCTGCAGGCCCTGCCCGGCCGCGCCCAGCTGGTTGCCAATCAGGCGCTGGGCCAGCTGCCCCAGAATTTGCTGGTTCAGGTTTTGCTCGAACTGCTTGAGCGGGTCCTGCTGAAAAGGGTTGAGCGAAGTGGACGCAGCCGGGTCGGCAATGGTGTTCTGAGCCTGGGCGGCACTCAGCAGCCAGGAATAATTGAAGGTGTTGCCGCCCCGAATGCCGGGTTTTTGGGCTCATACACAAAGTCCTGCGCGGCGGCCGGACCGGAACCGGCCAGCAAGAGGAACAGCAGGAACAGACCGGAAAGTAGGAGTTGCTTCATACCAGCTAGCAAACAGGTGTGTATCAGAAAACTTCGGCGGGCTGCCGGTTGCCGTTCTGTTCCAGCAGGCGGCTGTCGTTGCGGGCCTGCAGCAGAAACTGGGTGGTGACTTCAAAGGCGTAGCTGGCCGTTTCCTCAATCACCTCGGGCTTGGGCTGCAGCGGCAGCTCCAGCAGCTCACTGTCATTCACTGTCACCGAAATCAGCGTGCTGGTGCCGCGGGCCGGCTTTTCCTGAATCAGGATGGTAAAGTCGCCGGCGTCAGCCGGGGCCTCCCAGATGCTGTAGAAGGCATCGTAGAAGTCGTGGCCCACTTTGGTAATGGTCTGGTCCATGACCAAGCCCTCAATTTCGGTGGGCCGGAAGCGCCGCCGCTGCGTGGCTACCTGGCTGCTGTCCTTCTTGGTGGCTTTGAGCAGCAGTTGCAGGGCTTCCTCCAGCTTTTTGGCTGGCAGGGGCGCAGCTTCGGCTTCCTTAGCCACTTTGGGTGCTGCCGGTGGCGAGGCCTGCTGGGCCTGAGCCGCCGAAGTAGCAACTACCATCAGCAGCCAGCAGCCCAGTCCCATCATCCAGGGGCGCCACCACAAGGCCAGCAGGGCCTGGGGCGGGGCCACCACA belongs to Hymenobacter cellulosilyticus and includes:
- a CDS encoding curli assembly protein CsgF, encoding MRGGNTFNYSWLLSAAQAQNTIADPAASTSLNPFQQDPLKQFEQNLNQQILGQLAQRLIGNQLGAAGQGLQEGSYSVGAYRINVVPTSGGFSVQITDSNTGNQTTVTIPYF
- a CDS encoding curli assembly protein CsgF, which gives rise to MKQLLLSGLFLLFLLLAGSGPAAAQDFVYEPKNPAFGAATPSIIPGC
- a CDS encoding curli production assembly/transport protein CsgE, whose protein sequence is MATRVPTPKKVTAPVVAPPQALLALWWRPWMMGLGCWLLMVVATSAAQAQQASPPAAPKVAKEAEAAPLPAKKLEEALQLLLKATKKDSSQVATQRRRFRPTEIEGLVMDQTITKVGHDFYDAFYSIWEAPADAGDFTILIQEKPARGTSTLISVTVNDSELLELPLQPKPEVIEETASYAFEVTTQFLLQARNDSRLLEQNGNRQPAEVF